The following is a genomic window from Tissierellales bacterium.
TTTGGGGGCAACGGAAGAACATTTAGATTGTCCATTTATTTTTGCATCAGCAAAGAAAGGTGTTGCTACTTTAAATTTAAAAGGGCCTAAAAATAATATGAATGATTTATTTGAATCAATAATTAATTATATTCCTGCTCCAGAAGGTGATGATGAAGGACCTTTACAAGTTCTTATATCTACAATCGATTATAATGACTATGTAGGGAGAATAGGTATAGGTAAAATTGAAAGAGGAAGTATAGAATCCAATCAAGATGCTTTAATAGTTAATATGGAAGACAAAGAAAAGAAGAAAGTTGTAAAGATTGTAAATGTCTATGAATTTGAAGGTCTACAAAGGGTTGAAGTGGAAAAATCAAAAATGGGAAGTATTATTGCAGTTACTGGTGTAGAAGGAATTAGTATTGGAGATACAATAACAGATGTAGATTTTCCAGAGCCACTGCCTTTTGTAAAAATTTCAGAACCCACAATAAGCATGAATTTTTCTGTAAACGATAGTCCCTTTGCAGGAGAAGAAGGAAAATATTTAACTTCTAGAAATTTAAGAAATAGATTATTTAAGGAACTTAGAACTGATGTAAGCTTAAAAGTAGAAGAAACAAACTCACCAGACTCATTTAAAGTGTCAGGAAGGGGAGAATTACATTTATCTGTTTTAATAGAAAATATGAGAAGAGAAGGCTATGAGTTTCAAGTATCTAAACCAGAAGTAATATATAAAAATGTAAATGGTAAAAAGTATGAGCCTATGGAAAATGTAACTATTGATGTTCCTGAGGAGTATATTGGTATTATAATAGAGAAGTTAGGTAGAAGAAAAGGGGAACTTAAAAATATGGTAGAGTCTCAAGGAGGTTACTCTAGGTTAGAATTTTCTATACCTGCTAGAGGCTTAATAGGGTATCGACAAGAGTTTATAACGGATACTAAGGGTCATGGTATATTGAATACTGTTTTTGCTGGATTTGAGCCTTATAAGGGTGATATTCCAAAAAGAACCGAAGGCTCTTTAATTTCTTATGAAACAGGGGAAGCAACTGCTTATGGATTATATTCAGCTCAAGAGAGAGGAATCTTATTCATTACCCCTGGAACTAAGGTATACGAAGGCATGGTTATAGGTACAAATCCAAAGGGTAGCGATATGGAAATTAATATATGCAAAAAGAAACATCAATCTAATGTAAGGGCATCAGGTTCTGATGAAGCATTAAGATTGTCATCTCCAAAGCAAATGTCTTTGGAAGAGGCTTTGGAGTTTATTGAAAAAAATGAACTTATTGAAATAACACCGGAAAGATTTAGAATAAGAAAAAGAATATTAAATAAGACAGAAAGATATAAACATAGCAAAAACTAAGGAAACAATGCTTTTTACTATAGCCTCTGATATGATATATTTAAGAAACACCATTTTAGGAAAATATATTTGAAATGTAGGTGAGGGAATGGATTATGTAGTGGATATCCTGAAGTGGATAATCCAAAATATATTTCTACTAAATATTTTATTTGCAATACTAATGGTCTTTTTCGAAAGAAGAAATCCTACTACTACTTGGCTCTGGTTAATGATCTTTTTTTTCCTGCCAGGTATTGGATTCTTACTTTATTTATTTATAGGACAAGATTTAAGAAAAAAGAAAATGTTTCGATTAAAGGAAGAAGAGGATAATTATCTTAAAGATCTAGTAATGACTCAAGAACATAGTATTGAAAATCATGAAATAAATTTTAATGATTCAGAAATTATAGAACATCAAGATATTATAAAACTTCTCTTAATGAGTAGTGGTGCTATATATACTCAAAACAATGAAGTGGAATTATATTTTAATGGCAAAGAAAAGTTTAATGCTCTATTGGATAGTTTAAAAAATGCAGAGGAATATATTCATTTAGAATATTATATTGTTAGGGATGACGATATTGGAAGTAAGATAGTACAAGTAATGACTGAGAAAGCTAGAGAAGGATTGGAGATAAAACTTTTATATGATGGTATGGGGGGTAGGGGTCTTTCTAAAGACTTTTTTGATCCTTTAATAGAAGCAGGAGGTGAAGTGGCCTGTTTCTTTCCACCTTTTGCTGGCTATTTGAATCCTAGAATTAATTATAGAAATCATAGAAAGCTTTGTATTATAGACGGAAAAGAAGGATACTTAGGAGGTTTTAACATAGGAGATGAATATCTAGGGTTTTCAGAAAAATTTGGATTTTGGAGAGATACTCATTGTAAAATTAAAGGCTCTGCAGTAGCTAGTCTTCAATGGCTGTTTTTATTAGATTGGCGTTTTGCATCTAAAGATGAAACTGGTTATAAGGAAAAATACTTTCCTAATATAGAATCATCGGGAGATAAAGGTATCCAAATCGTTTCTAGTGGACCAGATTCAAAATGGACTAGTGTAAAAGACGGCTATTTTAAGATGATTATGAATGCTAATGAAAAGCTTTATATCCAAACACCTTATTTTATTCCTGATGATAGTATACTTGAAGGCTTAAGAGTAGCTGGACTTTCTGGTATAGATGTTAGAGTAATAATACCATCAAAGCCAGATCATCCCTTTGTTTATTGGGCTAGTTTGTCATATATTGGGGAACTACAACAAGCAGGTGTAAAGTTCTATACTTATGAAAAGGGCTTTATACATAGTAAGATGGTGATTATGGATGATATTATTTCAACAGTAGGAACAGCTAATTTAGATATTAGAAGCTTTAAGTTAAATTTTGAAGTGAATGCTTTTATTTATGATAGAAAAGTGAATAGGGAAATGACTAAAGCTTTTATGGATGATTTAAAAGAATGTAAAGAAATAACTATAGAAGATTATA
Proteins encoded in this region:
- the typA gene encoding translational GTPase TypA — encoded protein: MEIKRDDIRNVAIVAHVDHGKTTLVDALLKQSGIFRENQVVEDRIMDSDDIERERGITILSKNTAVYYNSTKINIIDTPGHADFGGEVERVLKMVNGIVLLVDAFEGPMPQTKFVLKKSFELKLPVIVCINKIDRPDARPSEVIDEVLDLFIDLGATEEHLDCPFIFASAKKGVATLNLKGPKNNMNDLFESIINYIPAPEGDDEGPLQVLISTIDYNDYVGRIGIGKIERGSIESNQDALIVNMEDKEKKKVVKIVNVYEFEGLQRVEVEKSKMGSIIAVTGVEGISIGDTITDVDFPEPLPFVKISEPTISMNFSVNDSPFAGEEGKYLTSRNLRNRLFKELRTDVSLKVEETNSPDSFKVSGRGELHLSVLIENMRREGYEFQVSKPEVIYKNVNGKKYEPMENVTIDVPEEYIGIIIEKLGRRKGELKNMVESQGGYSRLEFSIPARGLIGYRQEFITDTKGHGILNTVFAGFEPYKGDIPKRTEGSLISYETGEATAYGLYSAQERGILFITPGTKVYEGMVIGTNPKGSDMEINICKKKHQSNVRASGSDEALRLSSPKQMSLEEALEFIEKNELIEITPERFRIRKRILNKTERYKHSKN
- the cls gene encoding cardiolipin synthase codes for the protein MDYVVDILKWIIQNIFLLNILFAILMVFFERRNPTTTWLWLMIFFFLPGIGFLLYLFIGQDLRKKKMFRLKEEEDNYLKDLVMTQEHSIENHEINFNDSEIIEHQDIIKLLLMSSGAIYTQNNEVELYFNGKEKFNALLDSLKNAEEYIHLEYYIVRDDDIGSKIVQVMTEKAREGLEIKLLYDGMGGRGLSKDFFDPLIEAGGEVACFFPPFAGYLNPRINYRNHRKLCIIDGKEGYLGGFNIGDEYLGFSEKFGFWRDTHCKIKGSAVASLQWLFLLDWRFASKDETGYKEKYFPNIESSGDKGIQIVSSGPDSKWTSVKDGYFKMIMNANEKLYIQTPYFIPDDSILEGLRVAGLSGIDVRVIIPSKPDHPFVYWASLSYIGELQQAGVKFYTYEKGFIHSKMVIMDDIISTVGTANLDIRSFKLNFEVNAFIYDRKVNREMTKAFMDDLKECKEITIEDYKKRSFIVKFKESVSRLLSPIL